Proteins encoded by one window of Cloeon dipterum chromosome 2, ieCloDipt1.1, whole genome shotgun sequence:
- the LOC135936630 gene encoding uncharacterized protein LOC135936630: MQQESETMEGLADSVTIDMSAPERDPLALDFVHNSPSCDPLHDSITEVVVGLGQGRESVREETTAQSPTRPDAAVPPQTKRRLFQDKKPSEEEGQEQESEQSDEYSGSEYVQEEEDSQSGASTSSHTDSERQKRPLQPPPASDSPEMADARMEPAEDDELAAQVAALRTRNAALAAAKLELVQRVASLEAKKARLMEENQTLRDEAAVNDQRVAHLKKARREFKHQNLETVHSLQQAVAEPGTSKHTEATYWTNMNAVGQRLSEHGWQKVLLNDPNLPKKVPSCVTSKKGNIGIEQDDIDECYEDGSGSLYSVMRHVAINLFRIENLLYFSYGGTRSTRRQKATMALPKELKNEFLDLAGKIIANTKYKWYIRSKEVTIKEIDIKRIAKKALINLMTERRPKFKPTKEDTSSSESEDDSD, encoded by the exons ATGCAACAAGAGTCGGAAACCATGGAAGGCCTGGCAGACTCGGTCACCATTGACATGAGTGCGCCCGAAAGGGACCCACTGGCCCTCGACTTCGTCCACAACAGTCCGTCAT GTGATCCCCTGCATGATTCGATTACGGAGGTCGTAGTTGGTCTTGGTCAAGGAAGAGAGTCGG TCCGCGAAGAAACCACAGCACAGTCCCCCACCAGGCCTGACGCAGCTGTCCCCCCCCAAACCAAGCGACGACTATTCCAGGACAAGAAGCCAAGCGAAGAGGAGGGCCAGGAACAAGAGTCAGAACAGTCTGACGAATACTCCGGCAGTGAGTACGTTCAAG AAGAAGAAGACAGCCAGTCCGGTGCGTCGACTTCGAGCCACACAGACAGTGAGCGTCAGAAGCGACCTCTCCAACCACCTCCAGCTTCGGACAGTCCAGAGATGGCAGACGCTCGTATGGAGCCGGCAGAGGACGACGAACTTGCTGCGCAAGTGGCAG CTCTGAGGACGAGGAACGCTGCGTTGGCAGCGGCCAAGTTGGAACTCGTGCAGCGGGTAGCCTCCCTAGAAGCAAAGAAGGCCCGTCTCATGGAGGAGAACCAAACGTTGCGTGACGAAGCGGCTGTCAACGATCAAAGAGTGGCTCACCTCAAGAAGGCTCGGAGGGAATTCAAGCACCAGAACCTCGAGACGGTCCACTCTCTCCAACAGGCGGTCGCTGAGCCTGGAACCAGCAAGCACACAGAGGCCACTTACTG GACCAACATGAACGCTGTCGGCCAACGACTCAGCGAGCACGGTTGGCAGAAGGTTCTGCTGAATGACCCCAACCTACCAAAAAAG gtTCCATCGTGTGTCACTTCAAAGAAGGGCAACATCGGCATCGAGCAGGACGACATCGATGAGTGCTACGAGGATGGCAGCGGATCCTTGTACTCGGTGATGCGGCACGTGGCAATCAACCTCTTCAGGATCGAGAACCTCCTGTATTTCAGCTACGGAGGCACCAGGAGCACAAGGCGGCAAAAGGCAACCATGGCACTTCCCAAAGAGCTGAAGAATGAGTTTCTCG ACCTGGCCGGAAAAATCATTGCCAACACCAAGTACAAGTGGTACATCAGGTCGAAAGAGGTCACCATCAAGGAAATCGACATCAAGCGCATTGCCAAGAAAGCGCTCATCAATCTGATGACGGAGCGGCGCCCAAAGTTCAAACCTACCAAAGAAGACACAAGTTCCTCAGAGTCCGAAGACGATTCGGATTAA
- the LOC135936629 gene encoding uncharacterized protein LOC135936629 isoform X1 has protein sequence MLDGSLASTKSVTPSLESNPLRCLDLFCGCGGLSLGLEMSHLTTCLWAVDADPTACKSFAANFRQATVYQSSAIDWLKELKTGALFTKKGQKLPQTGEVEMIIGGPPCQGFSKLNRFKNNNTSVTNKSQVPVFLEIVAYFRPKCFLMENVKSFITEDGGKHFLAALQATKDLGYYFNFNVLQAADFGAPQQRPRFFLFGTLDSRRLAAAPISTHYSGLEVTSVKAASHTLSFTDKQEAYFQKVTVHHAIADLPDVEPQESGNKISYNSINSTFQFKMRNGSDTLRLHKLPTSLNPDDQKRITMIPPGSDWRCLPQSEHEECFKTFALTSLKIYLKLIFLFSTSIRGMPLAPKSLVKSSRSNGDWKGAYGRLRWSDLFMTVLTRPTLASKTGTIIHPIYNRTLTIREFARAQTFPDNFKFKGTIAQVQRQVAYLSH, from the exons ATGCTTGATGGCTCCCTTGCTTCAACAAAGAGTGTTACTCCGTCACTCGAATCAAATCCACTCCGATGCCTAGATCTGTTCTGCGGCTGCGGAGGATTATCCCTAGGGTTGGAGATGAGCCACCTGACAACCTGCCTTTGGGCAGTTGACGCAGACCCTACAGCGTGCAAATCCTTCGCTGCCAACTTCAGACAAGCAACAGTGTACCAAAGTTCAGCCATTGACTGGTTGAAAGAACTAAAAACG GGAGCATTGTTCACAAAAAAGGGACAGAAGCTGCCACAAACCGGCGAGGTGGAAATGATTATTGGAGGACCGCCGTGCCAAGGATTCtccaaattaaatagattCAAAAACAACAACACCTCAGTCACAAAC AAATCACAAGTTCCAGTGTTTCTGGAAATCGTCGCCTACTTCAGGCCTAAGTGCTTCTTGATGGAAAATGTCAAATCCTTCATCACAGAGGATGGTGGAAAACACTTTCTGGCAGCGCTGCAGGCAACCAAAGACTTGGGTTATTATTTCAACTTCAATGTCTTACAGGCTGCTGATTTCGGCGCACCTCAACAACGCCCTAG GTTCTTCCTGTTTGGCACCCTCGACAGCAGACGGCTGGCTGCAGCACCAATAAGCACCCATTACTCTGGTCTGGAAGTCACAAGTGTCAAAGCAGCCAGTCATACTCTG TCATTCACGGACAAACAGGAAGCTTACTTTCAAAAAGTTACTGTGCACCACGCCATTGCTGATTTGCCAGATGTTGAGCCACAAGAGAGCGGCAACAAAATCAGCTACAACTCAATCAACTCAACTTTCCAATTCAAA ATGAGGAATGGCAGTGACACTTTGCGATTGCATAAGCTCCCCACGTCACTGAATCCAGATGACCAAAAAAGGATCACAATGATCCCGCCAGGGTCAGACTGGCGATGCCTACCTCAGTCAGAACACGAGGAATGCTTCAAAACGTTTGCGCTAACTtcgcttaaaatttatttaaaattaatcttcctCTTCTCTACTTCCATTAGAGGCATGCCCCTTGCACCTAAGTCACTGGTAAAGTCCTCTCGCTCTAATGGTGACTGGAAAGGAGCTTATGGCAGACTGCGATGGTCCGACCTCTTCATGACAGTTTTAACAAGACCAACCCTTGCTTCTAAGACTGGGACAATCATCCATCCTATCTACAATAGAACCCTGACAATACGAGAGTTTGCACGAGCACAGACCTTTCCAGAcaacttcaaattcaaaggGACCATAGCTCAAGTTCAGCGACAGGTAGCCTATCTAAGTCATTAA
- the LOC135936629 gene encoding uncharacterized protein LOC135936629 isoform X2 has product MLDGSLASTKSVTPSLESNPLRCLDLFCGCGGLSLGLEMSHLTTCLWAVDADPTACKSFAANFRQATVYQSSAIDWLKELKTGALFTKKGQKLPQTGEVEMIIGGPPCQGFSKLNRFKNNNTSVTNKSQVPVFLEIVAYFRPKCFLMENVKSFITEDGGKHFLAALQATKDLGYYFNFNVLQAADFGAPQQRPRFFLFGTLDSRRLAAAPISTHYSGLEVTSVKAASHTLSFTDKQEAYFQKVTVHHAIADLPDVEPQESGNKISYNSINSTFQFKMRNGSDTLRLHKLPTSLNPDDQKRITMIPPGSDWRCLPQSEHEECFKTGMPLAPKSLVKSSRSNGDWKGAYGRLRWSDLFMTVLTRPTLASKTGTIIHPIYNRTLTIREFARAQTFPDNFKFKGTIAQVQRQVAYLSH; this is encoded by the exons ATGCTTGATGGCTCCCTTGCTTCAACAAAGAGTGTTACTCCGTCACTCGAATCAAATCCACTCCGATGCCTAGATCTGTTCTGCGGCTGCGGAGGATTATCCCTAGGGTTGGAGATGAGCCACCTGACAACCTGCCTTTGGGCAGTTGACGCAGACCCTACAGCGTGCAAATCCTTCGCTGCCAACTTCAGACAAGCAACAGTGTACCAAAGTTCAGCCATTGACTGGTTGAAAGAACTAAAAACG GGAGCATTGTTCACAAAAAAGGGACAGAAGCTGCCACAAACCGGCGAGGTGGAAATGATTATTGGAGGACCGCCGTGCCAAGGATTCtccaaattaaatagattCAAAAACAACAACACCTCAGTCACAAAC AAATCACAAGTTCCAGTGTTTCTGGAAATCGTCGCCTACTTCAGGCCTAAGTGCTTCTTGATGGAAAATGTCAAATCCTTCATCACAGAGGATGGTGGAAAACACTTTCTGGCAGCGCTGCAGGCAACCAAAGACTTGGGTTATTATTTCAACTTCAATGTCTTACAGGCTGCTGATTTCGGCGCACCTCAACAACGCCCTAG GTTCTTCCTGTTTGGCACCCTCGACAGCAGACGGCTGGCTGCAGCACCAATAAGCACCCATTACTCTGGTCTGGAAGTCACAAGTGTCAAAGCAGCCAGTCATACTCTG TCATTCACGGACAAACAGGAAGCTTACTTTCAAAAAGTTACTGTGCACCACGCCATTGCTGATTTGCCAGATGTTGAGCCACAAGAGAGCGGCAACAAAATCAGCTACAACTCAATCAACTCAACTTTCCAATTCAAA ATGAGGAATGGCAGTGACACTTTGCGATTGCATAAGCTCCCCACGTCACTGAATCCAGATGACCAAAAAAGGATCACAATGATCCCGCCAGGGTCAGACTGGCGATGCCTACCTCAGTCAGAACACGAGGAATGCTTCAAAAC AGGCATGCCCCTTGCACCTAAGTCACTGGTAAAGTCCTCTCGCTCTAATGGTGACTGGAAAGGAGCTTATGGCAGACTGCGATGGTCCGACCTCTTCATGACAGTTTTAACAAGACCAACCCTTGCTTCTAAGACTGGGACAATCATCCATCCTATCTACAATAGAACCCTGACAATACGAGAGTTTGCACGAGCACAGACCTTTCCAGAcaacttcaaattcaaaggGACCATAGCTCAAGTTCAGCGACAGGTAGCCTATCTAAGTCATTAA